The proteins below come from a single Mercenaria mercenaria strain notata chromosome 3, MADL_Memer_1, whole genome shotgun sequence genomic window:
- the LOC123543251 gene encoding uncharacterized protein LOC123543251, protein MADGPKSNTGRKARRRSKSVSSERVHFKDESHPYELLHSVSLQEKKEVVRKKNRKQMEQEIIALDASKNMVEEKLKDVNAENIQLNRDNFYLQNQFENSKKENKKICREMEMMKQEISKLKTDFDAEKYILREEKSNLSSKLEKSRQEKQTLRIEFDGEKAKLEEEKRKLMEELTKERTEHWKFTHHFSKLLEDSRAKVYVTGSCKNLQVGESNIIKQDIMAQWKELADKLCESIEDHMIKRKELEMKVRSDEVLLKEIKDSLQRVLQNLDKTTSKRLGRDKELLEFLTSDRSDERILTDGIKQLKRHIVSSKSRKNLPLAADAAVARLLNKFDRLTIREFVEVLEGKKQKSESSEDADQTEMKEVYVEKIESIQVEESSRDTPLNRTFCVDILVQWLQLSEENDAEQLLGRIKVYESKLSTEMVLEYQEEIKRKHISSDLDEMQLLKEGKGPHEDFEIPYSSLPSTQSLQGLPDALSQFMHQLEGLKIVIDIDRKVDQISDALKTMGSASNSSHANKKERNNSQGNKQESGPINNFNRQFSDV, encoded by the exons ATGGCGGATGGTCCGAAATCAAATACAGGGAGAAAAGCTCGAAGAAGATCAAAATCAGTTTCTTCAGAACGAGTGCACTTTAAAGATGAGTCACATCCATATGAACTCTTGCATTCTGTGAGTCTGCAAGAGAAAAAGGAGGTTGTAAGAAAGAAAAACAGGAAGCAAATGGAACAGGAAATCATAGCTTTAGATGCATCCAAGAATATGGTTGAAGAAAAGTTAAAAGATGTCAATGCAGAAAACATTCAGCTGAATAGAGAcaatttttatttgcaaaatcagtttgaaaacagcaaaaaggaaaataaaaagatatgcaGAGAAATGGAAATGATGAAACAGGAAATCTCCAAATTAAAAACGGATTTCGATgctgaaaaatatatacttaGGGAAGAGAAATCAAATCTATCTTCAAAACTTGAAAAGTCAAGACAGGAAAAGCAAACGTTGAGAATAGAGTTCGATGGCGAAAAAGCAAAATTAGAGGAAGAGAAACGTAAGCTAATGGAAGAGCTAACAAAAGAAAGAACG GAACACTGGAAATTTACACaccatttttcaaaacttttggaAGACAGCCGGGCTAAAGTGTATGTAACAGGGTCCTGCAAAAATCTTCAAGTTGGGGAGTCGAATATCATCAAACAAGATATTATGGCACAGTGGAAAGAATTGGCAGACAAATTGTGTGAATCTATAGAAGACCATATGATTAAAAGGAAAGAATTGGAAATGAAAGTGCGTAGTGATGAG GTTTTGCTAAAAGAGATAAAAGATTCTCTACAAAGAGTACTCCAAAACCTTGACAAGACAACTTCTAAAAGACTTGGCCGAGACAAAGAGTTGTTGGAGTTCTTGACATCTGACAGATCTGATGAACGTATTCTTACAGACGGCATAAAACAGTTAAAAAGGCATATAGTATCTTCAAAGAGCAGGAAAAACTTGCCGCTGGCAGCTGATGCTGCTGTTGCAAGACTACTGAACAAATTTG ATCGCCTTACCATACGAGAATTTGTTGAAGTTCTGGAGGGTAAGAAACAAAAGTCAGAATCATCTGAGGACGCTGACCAAACGGAGATGAAAGAAGTTTATGTAGAAAAGATAGAATCAATACAAGTCGAAGAATCAAGTAGAGATACACCTCTCAACAGAACATTCTGTGTAGATATTCTTGTTCAGTGGTTACAACTGTCAGAAGAGAACGACGCAGAGCAACTACTTGGAAGAATAAAAGTATACGAATCCAAATTATCAACAG aaatggttCTGGAGTACCAAGAAGAAATTAAACGTAAACACATATCCAGTGACTTGGATGAAATGCAGTTACTTAAAGAAGGTAAAGGCCCACATGAAGATTTTGAAATACCATACAGTAGCTTACCGAGTACACAGAGCCTTCAAGGTCTGCCTGACGCTCTCTCGCAGTTCATGCATCAGTTAGAAGGATTAAAGATTGTAATTGACATCGACAGGAAAGTAGACCAAATATCTGACGCTTTGAAAACTATGGGATCTGCTAGTAACAGTTCGCACGcaaataagaaagaaagaaataattcGCAAGGAAATAAACAAGAAAGCGGACCCATAAATAACTTCAATCGGCAATTTTCTGACGTATGA